In one window of Agrobacterium larrymoorei DNA:
- a CDS encoding M48 family metallopeptidase — protein MFSLLRKSLKSTSSRKPAFTQRTVEVSGRDVPITIKENQRATRITLRIEPGGKALKLTIPYGLHHAQVDEFLDRHQGWLESKLSKFSTQAGMTDGAMISIRGVPHRIQHTGSLRGITHVARNADEPVLLVSGLPEHTGRRIATFLKKEARADLERLVALHAKAVGRPVRSIAMKDTRSRWGSCSHEGNLSFSWRIVMAPESVIDYLAAHEVAHLCEMNHGPKFWALCKKLCPEMETAKAWLKHNGSQLHAIDFE, from the coding sequence ATGTTTTCGCTGCTTCGAAAGTCCCTGAAATCCACCTCTTCCCGCAAACCGGCGTTCACGCAGCGCACGGTTGAGGTCAGTGGTCGCGATGTGCCGATCACCATCAAGGAAAACCAGCGGGCAACGCGCATCACCTTGCGCATAGAGCCGGGTGGGAAGGCGCTGAAGCTGACAATTCCCTACGGCTTGCATCATGCGCAAGTGGACGAGTTTCTGGACCGGCATCAGGGTTGGCTGGAATCAAAGCTTTCGAAGTTTTCGACCCAGGCCGGAATGACAGATGGCGCGATGATCAGCATTCGTGGCGTTCCTCATCGCATTCAACATACCGGTTCGCTCAGAGGCATAACGCATGTTGCCAGAAATGCGGATGAACCGGTTCTGCTTGTCAGCGGCCTGCCGGAACACACCGGAAGACGCATCGCAACGTTTCTGAAGAAAGAAGCGAGGGCCGATCTCGAAAGGCTCGTGGCATTGCATGCAAAAGCTGTCGGTCGACCCGTGCGCTCTATCGCCATGAAAGACACGCGCAGCCGCTGGGGTTCGTGCTCACATGAGGGAAATCTGAGCTTCTCCTGGCGCATCGTCATGGCGCCGGAAAGCGTCATCGATTATCTGGCGGCGCATGAAGTGGCTCATCTCTGCGAGATGAACCATGGCCCCAAATTCTGGGCCCTATGCAAAAAGCTCTGCCCTGAGATGGAAACGGCCAAAGCCTGGTTGAAGCATAACGGTTCCCAACTCCACGCGATAGATTTCGAATAG
- a CDS encoding polyhydroxyalkanoate depolymerase, with protein MFYQLYEMNHAAMAPLRASADMMRQACNNPLNPLSNTAFGRSLDAGFEVFERLTRRYSKPEFGLTQTEIDGKAVEVVEEIVWSKPFCRLIHFKRNLAEKRASDPNVLLVAPMSGHYATLLRGTVEALLPNADIYITDWIDARTVPLSEGRFDLDDYVSHVIQMLHQIGQGTHVVAVCQPSVPVLAAVSVMEADGDEFAPASMTLMGGPIDTRINPTAVNELATAKPIEWFRDNVVMQVPWPQAGFGRSVYPGFLQLSGFMSMNLDRHMTAHKDFYLNLVKNDGDSAEKHREFYDEYLAVMDLTAEFYLQTVETVFIEHALPKGKMMHRGRAVEPAAIRNVALFTVEGENDDISGVGQTKAAHDLCSSLPQEKRKHYMQPDVGHYGVFNGSRFRRDIVPQMVDFFKAHGRQA; from the coding sequence GTGTTCTATCAGCTCTATGAAATGAACCATGCCGCCATGGCACCGCTGCGCGCCAGCGCCGACATGATGCGACAGGCATGCAACAATCCGCTTAATCCACTTTCAAATACCGCGTTCGGGCGCAGTCTGGATGCAGGCTTCGAAGTCTTCGAGCGCCTGACCCGGCGATATTCCAAGCCGGAATTTGGACTGACCCAAACGGAGATCGACGGCAAGGCTGTGGAGGTTGTCGAGGAAATCGTCTGGTCGAAGCCTTTCTGCCGGCTCATCCATTTCAAGAGAAATCTAGCCGAAAAAAGAGCATCTGATCCGAATGTGCTGCTGGTCGCACCCATGTCCGGCCACTACGCGACCCTGCTCAGAGGTACCGTCGAGGCACTGCTTCCGAATGCGGATATTTACATAACGGACTGGATCGATGCCCGGACGGTGCCGTTGAGCGAAGGCCGCTTCGATCTGGATGACTATGTTTCCCACGTCATCCAAATGCTGCACCAAATAGGGCAGGGCACGCATGTCGTCGCGGTATGCCAACCTTCGGTACCGGTTCTGGCAGCCGTGTCGGTGATGGAAGCCGATGGCGATGAATTCGCCCCGGCCTCGATGACGCTGATGGGCGGGCCAATCGATACACGGATCAACCCCACCGCGGTCAATGAGCTTGCGACTGCAAAACCCATCGAATGGTTTCGCGATAATGTGGTGATGCAGGTGCCATGGCCGCAGGCCGGCTTCGGGCGCTCCGTCTATCCCGGCTTCCTGCAATTATCCGGCTTCATGTCCATGAATCTGGACCGACACATGACGGCACATAAGGATTTCTATCTGAACCTCGTCAAGAACGATGGAGATTCAGCGGAGAAGCACCGCGAGTTTTACGATGAATATCTCGCCGTGATGGATCTGACGGCAGAATTCTATCTCCAGACAGTCGAGACTGTTTTCATTGAGCACGCGCTACCGAAGGGCAAAATGATGCATAGGGGCAGGGCGGTTGAACCCGCTGCCATCCGCAATGTCGCGCTCTTTACTGTCGAAGGCGAAAACGACGATATTTCAGGCGTCGGGCAGACGAAGGCTGCGCATGATCTCTGTTCCAGCCTGCCGCAAGAAAAGCGCAAACATTACATGCAGCCGGATGTCGGCCATTATGGTGTCTTCAACGGCTCCCGCTTCCGCCGGGATATCGTTCCGCAGATGGTGGATTTCTTCAAGGCACATGGCAGGCAGGCGTAA
- a CDS encoding fumarylacetoacetate hydrolase family protein — MKLMRVGQPGHEKPAILDSEGKIRDLCGHVQDIGGEAISPEGLKKIASIDLSTLPVLQEDRIGACVTGTGKFICIGLNFSDHAAETGATVPSEPVIFMKATSAIVGPNDNVIIPRGSEKTDWEVELGVVIGKTAKYVSEEEALDYVAGYCVSHDVSERAFQTERQGQWTKGKSCDTFGPIGPWLVTKDEVADPQNLGMWLKVNGETMQDGSSKTMVYSVAHVVSYLSQFMSLHPGDVISTGTPPGVGLGMKPPRFLKAGDVVELGIEGLGSQKQTFVADT, encoded by the coding sequence ATGAAACTGATGCGCGTCGGTCAACCGGGCCACGAAAAGCCAGCCATTCTCGATAGTGAAGGAAAAATCCGTGACCTCTGCGGTCACGTGCAGGATATCGGCGGCGAGGCGATTTCACCTGAGGGCCTGAAGAAGATCGCATCGATCGATCTCTCTACACTGCCTGTTCTGCAGGAAGATCGTATCGGCGCCTGCGTAACGGGAACCGGAAAGTTCATCTGCATCGGCCTCAACTTTTCAGACCACGCGGCTGAGACAGGCGCTACGGTTCCGTCAGAGCCGGTTATCTTCATGAAGGCGACGTCCGCCATCGTTGGCCCCAACGATAACGTCATTATTCCACGCGGGTCGGAAAAGACCGACTGGGAAGTCGAGCTCGGCGTGGTCATCGGCAAGACGGCGAAATACGTCTCCGAAGAGGAGGCGCTTGATTATGTTGCCGGCTATTGCGTCTCGCATGACGTATCGGAACGCGCCTTTCAGACGGAGCGCCAGGGCCAGTGGACCAAGGGCAAATCCTGCGACACTTTCGGCCCGATCGGCCCATGGCTCGTCACGAAGGATGAAGTCGCAGATCCGCAAAACCTTGGCATGTGGCTGAAGGTGAATGGCGAAACCATGCAGGACGGTTCCAGCAAGACCATGGTTTATAGCGTGGCCCATGTCGTGTCCTACCTTAGTCAGTTCATGTCCCTCCACCCCGGCGATGTCATCTCCACCGGCACCCCACCCGGCGTCGGCCTCGGCATGAAGCCACCGCGCTTCCTGAAGGCGGGCGACGTGGTTGAGCTCGGCATCGAGGGACTTGGTTCGCAAAAGCAGACCTTCGTCGCGGATACGTAA
- a CDS encoding nitroreductase family protein produces MTTSNSRQSEYPVDPLFLDRWSPRAFDGKPMPIDHLLTILDAAHWAPSGSNQQPWRFVYALNGSAEWDKFVGLLVEGNQRWAKNASALLIILSRSYNVRDGEKKPAPTHSFDAGAAWFSLATQAHLLGYHAHGMAGIFKDKIIEQLNVPEGYAVEAAVAIGTMAHKDTLPDDLAEREVPSKRLPLADVAFEGSFTGKAD; encoded by the coding sequence ATGACGACCAGCAATTCCCGTCAGTCCGAGTATCCGGTCGATCCTCTTTTTCTCGATCGCTGGTCGCCCCGCGCTTTCGATGGCAAGCCCATGCCGATAGATCATTTACTCACCATTCTCGATGCCGCACACTGGGCACCGTCTGGGTCCAACCAGCAGCCTTGGCGGTTCGTCTATGCGCTGAATGGCTCAGCGGAATGGGACAAGTTTGTAGGCCTCCTGGTGGAAGGCAATCAGCGCTGGGCGAAGAATGCTTCCGCTCTGCTCATCATTCTGTCGCGCAGCTATAATGTGCGCGACGGCGAGAAGAAGCCAGCGCCAACCCATTCCTTCGATGCCGGTGCAGCCTGGTTCTCGCTAGCGACGCAGGCGCATTTGCTGGGCTACCATGCTCATGGCATGGCTGGTATTTTCAAGGACAAGATCATCGAGCAGTTGAACGTGCCTGAGGGATATGCCGTCGAAGCGGCAGTCGCCATCGGCACCATGGCCCACAAAGACACCCTGCCCGATGATCTTGCGGAACGCGAAGTGCCGAGCAAAAGGTTGCCGCTTGCGGATGTTGCCTTTGAGGGAAGTTTTACGGGCAAAGCCGATTGA
- the gyrB gene encoding DNA topoisomerase (ATP-hydrolyzing) subunit B: protein MTETSSSENSVNTEYGADSIKVLKGLDAVRKRPGMYIGDTDDGSGLHHMVYEVVDNAIDEALAGHADLVTVTLNADGSVTVTDNGRGIPTDIHSGEGVSAAEVIMTQLHAGGKFDQNSYKVSGGLHGVGVSVVNALSVWLKLRIRRNGKVHEIGFSHGVADKPLEVIGDYEGRSGTEVTFLASPDTFTMTEYNYATLEHRLRELAFLNSGVRILLTDKRHSDIKQEEMVYDGGLEAFVRYLDRAKKPLVDKPVAIRGEKDGITVEVAMWWNDSYHENVLCFTNNIPQRDGGTHMAGFRGALTRQVTSYADSSGITKKEKVSLQGEDCREGLTAVLSVKVPDPKFSSQTKDKLVSSEVRPVVENLVNEALNTWFEEHPTEAKILVGKVVEAAVAREAARKARELTRRKGALDIASLPGKLADCSERDPAKSEVFLVEGDSAGGSAKQGRSRETQAILPLRGKILNVERARFDKMLSSQEIGTLITALGTSIGKDEFNADKLRYHKIIIMTDADVDGAHIRTLLLTFFFRQMPELIERGHLYIAQPPLYKVTRGKSIQYLKDEKALEDYLISMGIEEASLTLGSGEVRIGEDLRGVISDAVRMRSLIDGLHSRYNRAVVEQAAIAGALNAELTADPSNAETTVAEVARRLDMIAEETERGWSGEVLADGGLRFQRMVRGVKELSTIDIGLLGSADARHIDQLAVRTRDVYATAPVLHRKDGSLQISGPRALLEAIFAAGRKGLSMQRYKGLGEMNAEQLWETTLDANVRSLLQVKVTDATDADGLFARLMGDEVEPRRDFIQENALSVANLDI, encoded by the coding sequence GCGAAAACAGCGTGAATACGGAATATGGAGCCGATTCGATCAAGGTTCTCAAGGGCCTTGATGCTGTGCGCAAGCGTCCCGGCATGTATATCGGTGATACCGACGATGGTTCCGGTCTGCACCACATGGTCTATGAGGTTGTGGACAACGCCATCGACGAAGCGCTGGCCGGTCATGCCGATCTCGTAACGGTGACGCTGAATGCCGACGGATCGGTGACGGTAACCGACAATGGTCGCGGCATTCCGACGGATATTCACTCCGGCGAGGGCGTGTCCGCTGCCGAAGTCATCATGACCCAGCTACATGCGGGCGGCAAATTCGACCAGAACTCCTATAAGGTCTCCGGTGGTCTTCACGGCGTGGGCGTTTCGGTCGTCAACGCGCTCTCCGTCTGGCTGAAGCTGCGCATCCGCCGCAATGGCAAGGTTCATGAAATCGGTTTCAGCCACGGCGTGGCGGACAAGCCGCTGGAAGTGATCGGCGATTATGAAGGCCGGTCCGGTACGGAAGTCACCTTCCTGGCCAGCCCCGACACCTTCACTATGACGGAATATAATTACGCAACGCTTGAGCATCGCCTGCGCGAACTCGCGTTTCTGAATTCCGGCGTCCGTATTCTGCTGACCGACAAGCGCCATTCCGACATCAAGCAGGAAGAGATGGTCTATGATGGAGGCCTCGAAGCCTTCGTGCGCTATCTCGACCGCGCCAAGAAGCCGCTGGTCGACAAGCCGGTCGCCATTCGTGGCGAAAAGGACGGCATTACGGTTGAAGTGGCCATGTGGTGGAACGATAGCTACCACGAAAACGTGCTTTGCTTCACCAACAACATTCCGCAGCGCGATGGCGGCACGCATATGGCTGGCTTCCGCGGCGCGCTAACGCGTCAGGTCACGTCCTATGCCGATAGCTCCGGGATCACCAAGAAGGAAAAGGTCTCCCTTCAGGGCGAAGACTGCCGCGAAGGCCTGACAGCCGTTCTGTCTGTAAAGGTGCCGGATCCGAAGTTCTCCTCGCAGACCAAGGATAAGCTGGTCTCGTCCGAAGTGCGCCCGGTCGTGGAAAACCTCGTCAACGAGGCGCTCAATACCTGGTTCGAAGAGCATCCGACGGAAGCGAAAATTCTCGTCGGAAAGGTTGTCGAGGCAGCCGTTGCCCGTGAAGCAGCCCGCAAGGCGCGTGAACTGACCCGCCGCAAAGGCGCGCTGGATATTGCATCGCTGCCAGGCAAGCTTGCTGATTGCTCGGAACGCGATCCCGCCAAGTCCGAAGTTTTCCTCGTGGAGGGTGACTCCGCTGGTGGTTCGGCAAAGCAGGGTCGTTCTCGTGAGACGCAAGCAATTCTGCCGCTGCGCGGTAAAATCCTCAATGTTGAGCGCGCCCGTTTCGACAAAATGCTGTCCAGCCAGGAAATCGGCACGCTGATCACGGCGCTTGGTACCTCCATCGGCAAGGACGAGTTCAACGCCGACAAGCTGCGCTATCACAAGATCATCATCATGACCGATGCTGACGTGGATGGCGCGCATATTCGCACCCTGCTGCTGACTTTCTTCTTCCGCCAGATGCCGGAACTGATCGAGCGCGGCCATCTCTACATCGCCCAGCCGCCGCTCTATAAGGTCACCCGCGGCAAGTCCATTCAGTACCTGAAGGACGAAAAAGCGCTGGAAGATTATCTTATCTCCATGGGTATCGAGGAGGCGTCGCTGACCCTCGGCTCAGGCGAAGTCCGCATTGGTGAAGACCTTCGCGGAGTCATCTCCGACGCGGTTCGCATGCGTTCCCTCATCGATGGTCTGCATTCCCGTTACAATCGGGCGGTCGTTGAGCAGGCGGCCATTGCCGGTGCGCTCAATGCCGAATTGACAGCAGACCCGAGCAATGCCGAAACCACCGTTGCGGAAGTTGCCCGTCGTCTGGACATGATCGCGGAAGAGACCGAACGCGGCTGGTCGGGCGAGGTGCTGGCCGATGGCGGCCTGCGTTTCCAGCGTATGGTGCGCGGCGTGAAGGAATTGTCCACCATCGATATTGGTCTGCTCGGTTCCGCCGACGCTCGTCATATCGATCAGCTGGCAGTTCGCACACGCGATGTTTACGCAACGGCACCTGTGCTGCACCGCAAGGATGGAAGCCTGCAAATTTCCGGTCCCCGCGCCCTGCTGGAGGCTATTTTCGCTGCCGGTCGCAAAGGCCTTTCCATGCAGCGCTATAAGGGTCTTGGCGAGATGAATGCGGAGCAGCTCTGGGAAACGACGCTTGACGCCAATGTCCGCTCGCTGCTTCAGGTCAAGGTCACCGATGCGACCGATGCCGATGGTCTTTTCGCCCGTCTTATGGGTGATGAGGTCGAGCCGCGCCGTGACTTCATTCAGGAGAACGCCCTGAGCGTTGCCAACCTCGATATCTGA